CCCAATCGTGATGATAGGGAATAAAAGCTATTTGTTGGCGGCTATTATAATCCCAAATTCTCACGCCGTCATTACCGCCACTGGCAAGGGTATTGCCATCAGGAGATAAAGCCATAGTGCGTAAACGGTCACTATGTTGTCCAAAGTTAGCAAGGGGTTGCAAGGTTTGACTATTCCATACTTTTACTTGTCTTTCTTCGGCGCTGGTAAGTAGTTGTTTCCCGTCAGGGGTGAAAATTAATCCATTAATCTTACTTTGATGAGGTGTAAATTGTCTAATTTTTTGACCTGTGGTTAAATCCCAGAGGGTGACTTTGCCACTCAAGCTACCACTGGCTAAAATGCGCCCGTCGGGATGAATGGCAAGGGCGCTGGTAGCTTCACCAATGCCTGTTAAATTATAGGCAAGGCGTTTAAATTCTAAATTCCAAACTTTAATACCATCCAGCGCCCCACTCACCAATATTTTACTATCGGGGGAAACAGCTAACGCTAAAACATTATTTTGATGGATGAAAAAACTTGATTCTAAAGCGCCCGTCTCCCCATGCCAAATGCGTATATCGGAGGCTTGACCGGCTGTAATGATTTTTGTGCCGTCGGGGGTATAAATAAGGGCGTTAACGGCTGAACCATGCGCCCTCTGCTGTTTAATTTCTGTGCCTTGCTGTACTTGCCAAAACCTCATTCTAGGGTCACTATAACTACCGACACTGACAAGGTTATTATTAATGGGGTTAAAGGCTACTCCATAAACGGGGGATTGGTGTTTAGCGAGGGTATGAGTTAATTTTAGGTTGCCCCAACTATTGAAGGTAGTTTGATTTTGATTGTTGACGGTGACGGGCGCATTTTGAGCTAAAATAGCTGTCGGTGCGGACAGTATTAGAGTTAAACTGAGGTAAATTGGTCTTAATTTCATTGATCCCACAAAGGCTTTGCTCTTTTAATAGTTTAATATAGTAATTCTCTATGAATTATAATCTCCCCGTCTCCCTTTCTTCCTCTGCTTCCCTTTCTCTTCTATTTCCCCTTTGCCTCTTGAACTTTTTCCTTCCCCTCAACTCCCTCAACAACCCCTAATTAGTTTGCAATAACTCTCTAGGGGAAGGAGTGGAATCTTCCTCAATGGAAAGAGGGGGAATTATCTCTGTTACTGGCGTCTCCGTAGATGGGGTAATTACAGGTAATGACTCTTCTAAGGTTGGCGGTTGTTTAACTTCCACTTCCTTTGGAGTAGGGGTAGCAGATGGAGTAGCAGGGGGTGACGGGGTGGTAGAGGGTGACGGAGTGGCAGGGGGTGACGGAGTAGCAGGGGGTGACGGGGTGGTAGAGGGGGATGGAGTGACAGGGGGTGACGGGGTGGTAGAGGGGGATGGAGTGGCAGAGGTAGGAGAGGTTTGAGGGGATGTGGTTTGATTGTTGGTTGTTTCACCTACATTAGATATGGAAAGGGAGGGGCAAATATCGGGATTGTAGGCAAAGTTTATATAAACATGATAAGGTTGATTATTGCCTGTGGTGTTGGTAAAACCATAGGTTTTAACTTGTTGTAGCGCCCGACTATTCAATAAAGGATAACCGGCACTTTTAATTAAAGCGGTGTTAACAATTTCCCCTTGAGGATTAACACTAACTCCATAGGTAGCAGTGCCTTCCAGTTTTGCTATACAAGCATCTTGGGGATAATTTCCCGTCAGAGTGATTTCTTGAGGGCTAGGGTTTTCTACTTCTTGTAGCCATGCGACATAATTTTGTGTGGCTTCTTCTGCTGTAGTATTGGCAGTTTCTGCGGTTAAACTTTGTCTTAATTGTGTCACTCGTTGCTGTAAATTTTCATTAACTGGGGTGGAGGGCGCTGGATTCACTGCTATTTGACTGGGAGGGCGGTTATTAAATACATCCCTAGCATCAGGAATGTCAATATTGTTATTGCCCTGAAAAAGATTACGGCGAATCTCGGCTTCTTCTTCTGGGGTTTTGGGGGTAATTTCAATCACCCTACCCCTCGATGTGATCATTTCTTGAAAAGGATCAAAATTAGAGTTATCCTCTGGCAACGTTTCCATAGGTAAGCGAGGCGGAGGAGTGATGCTACTTAAATCCATGGGAGGAGGTGCCGTAAGATTCAGCGCCCCTCCCCCCGGATTATACTCTGGGATATTGGTATAAGCATCATAATCAGGTAAAGCGGGAGGAGTTGGTAAATTTACCCAAAAATTATCTCCCGTTGGTAGTGACGGTAAAGTATTCAAATCTGCCATGGCAAAATCAGGCGCAGCAAAATTGGGTAACTGAATGGGGTTAATGTTATCCCAACCACTAAAACTTTGGGGTTGAGGGTTCAAATCTGGTAGTCTTGTTTGCTCCAACGCCCCCAACTCAATAATTTGCGTATCTCCCCTATCAACATTATTGCTACTATTCAAACTCAATTGCGGTAACAATAAAATAAAAAAACCGCCGTGAAGCGCCACGGAAACTAATAACGGTAAATTTAGTTTACTCACCAAGTTATTTAGCCACGGTGAAGGGCGCTGGATTGTCGTTACCATATTCTCCTCAAAACTTAACCTTACAATGTCAGTATTTTAGCTTAATCAATTTTAAATTGCTTTTCCCTTCGACTACCAATAACCAAAAATTATTTTAAGTATATGAAAAAAGAACTTTAATTTATCGACAATGCCTCACACTCAGAGATTTACTAAATCTTAGATTTTCTATATAAACGGATATAAAATGACATAAAAGGACAAATAAATAAAAAGTTTGTGAAAGTATTCGATTTCGGTTTCAGAAAAGTAATATTTGATGTACGATAAAGGGAGATTTTGGTTGCCCCTTTTGGGGAAGTACCTTACAAAAATAGGATAGTAATACTATTAACGCTTCCGTGGGTGAAGCAGTCTGTTAAATCAGATAACATAAGTGTCTTAAAAATATTTTTTAAGGCTTTGAGGGATACCTCCTTTTGAGTATTTTACTCAAATGCTATTGCAGTTTATTACGGTATATGCCGTTTTATTCTGCATAAACGTATCAGATATACTGTCTAGAATGGACAAAAAGCAATTAGTTTCATATTATAAATAGTTTTAAGGCTATGCTTTATCTATTTGATGGAAAACTATTCATACACTAAGTAAAAGTATTAAATGTCTTACTTATCTCGTCGTAAATTTATTTTAACTAGCAGTATTTCCGCCACTGGCGTATTACTAAAGGGATGTTTGGGTGATAAACCAGAATCCAACAACGAAAATACCACGCAGATAACACCTTTATCTCAAACAGCAGACATCAGCCCTGAAATGATGCCCGAAATCAATAGCATAAGATTAGGTTATTTTCCTATTGTGGAGAGCGCTGCTATGATTGTTGCCCAAGAAAAAGGGTTTTTTGCTAAATATGGCATGACCAAAATAGAATTGGTTAAACAACCAAGTTGGGCATTTGCGAGAGATCAAGTAGTCAAAGGTGGAGTACAAGGTGGGATTGACGGTGGGCAATGGCAAATGCCCATGCCTCACCTAATTACGGAAGGAATTATCACCAGAGGTGAAAAAATCCCCATGTATGTTTTGGCAGAACTGAATACCCAAGGTAACGGTATTGCCATTGCAGGAACTCATGCCGGAAAAGGCTTACACTTAGACATTACGAAAGCAAGAGACTACATCAAAAGTTTTCCCCGTAATGAAGGAAGAAAATTTAAAGCCGCCCACACCTTTGCTAATGCGAATCAAGACTTTTGGATACGTTACTGGTTTGCTTCTGGGGGAATAAATCCTGATACTGATATTGATTTATTAGCCATACCTCCTGTAAATACCGTACAGGGAATGCTTGATGGTACAATGGATGCTTTTAGTACAGGTGATCCTTGGCCTTATCGCATCATTGCCGAAAATATTGGACATATGGGCGCCCTCACCTCACAGATATGGAAATTTCATCCCGAAGAATATCTTGCCATTCGTGCCGACTGGGTGGATAAATACCCCAAAGCTACCAAAGCTATTTTAAAAGGTCTTATGGAAGCCCAACAGTGGTGCGATGATGTCAATAATCAAACGGAATTAATTAGTATTCTCGCCCAAAAAATTTATTTTGATGTACCTGTAGATATTCTCAAACCTCCTTTTAATGGTAACTATGCCATGGGAGACGGGCAAGCAAGTATTAACGATTTAACCATGAGACCCTTATATTGGAAAGATGATCTCGGTAGTGTTTCCTATCCCTATAAAAGTCATGATTTATGGTTTTTAACAGAAACATTAAGATGGGGATTTCATCGAGCAAAACTTAATGATTTTGAACAAATTAAACAGCTTATTGACAGAGTAAATCGGGAAGACTTATGGCGAGAAGCTGCCACAGAAGCTGGATTTAATAGTGATATTCCTGCTGGTACTTCAAGGGGTATAGAAACATTTTTTGATGGCAAAATCTTTGATCCTGAAAATCCTCAAGCATATCTTGATAGTTTAACAATTAAAAATATATAGCAATAAAAAACAAATT
This DNA window, taken from Cyanobacterium sp. T60_A2020_053, encodes the following:
- a CDS encoding WD40 repeat domain-containing protein, encoding MKLRPIYLSLTLILSAPTAILAQNAPVTVNNQNQTTFNSWGNLKLTHTLAKHQSPVYGVAFNPINNNLVSVGSYSDPRMRFWQVQQGTEIKQQRAHGSAVNALIYTPDGTKIITAGQASDIRIWHGETGALESSFFIHQNNVLALAVSPDSKILVSGALDGIKVWNLEFKRLAYNLTGIGEATSALAIHPDGRILASGSLSGKVTLWDLTTGQKIRQFTPHQSKINGLIFTPDGKQLLTSAEERQVKVWNSQTLQPLANFGQHSDRLRTMALSPDGNTLASGGNDGVRIWDYNSRQQIAFIPYHHDWVQSLAFSADGNILATAGFNTDIYLWQKNIVNE
- a CDS encoding TonB family protein, which translates into the protein MVTTIQRPSPWLNNLVSKLNLPLLVSVALHGGFFILLLPQLSLNSSNNVDRGDTQIIELGALEQTRLPDLNPQPQSFSGWDNINPIQLPNFAAPDFAMADLNTLPSLPTGDNFWVNLPTPPALPDYDAYTNIPEYNPGGGALNLTAPPPMDLSSITPPPRLPMETLPEDNSNFDPFQEMITSRGRVIEITPKTPEEEAEIRRNLFQGNNNIDIPDARDVFNNRPPSQIAVNPAPSTPVNENLQQRVTQLRQSLTAETANTTAEEATQNYVAWLQEVENPSPQEITLTGNYPQDACIAKLEGTATYGVSVNPQGEIVNTALIKSAGYPLLNSRALQQVKTYGFTNTTGNNQPYHVYINFAYNPDICPSLSISNVGETTNNQTTSPQTSPTSATPSPSTTPSPPVTPSPSTTPSPPATPSPPATPSPSTTPSPPATPSATPTPKEVEVKQPPTLEESLPVITPSTETPVTEIIPPLSIEEDSTPSPRELLQTN
- a CDS encoding ABC transporter substrate-binding protein, whose product is MSYLSRRKFILTSSISATGVLLKGCLGDKPESNNENTTQITPLSQTADISPEMMPEINSIRLGYFPIVESAAMIVAQEKGFFAKYGMTKIELVKQPSWAFARDQVVKGGVQGGIDGGQWQMPMPHLITEGIITRGEKIPMYVLAELNTQGNGIAIAGTHAGKGLHLDITKARDYIKSFPRNEGRKFKAAHTFANANQDFWIRYWFASGGINPDTDIDLLAIPPVNTVQGMLDGTMDAFSTGDPWPYRIIAENIGHMGALTSQIWKFHPEEYLAIRADWVDKYPKATKAILKGLMEAQQWCDDVNNQTELISILAQKIYFDVPVDILKPPFNGNYAMGDGQASINDLTMRPLYWKDDLGSVSYPYKSHDLWFLTETLRWGFHRAKLNDFEQIKQLIDRVNREDLWREAATEAGFNSDIPAGTSRGIETFFDGKIFDPENPQAYLDSLTIKNI